The Maniola hyperantus chromosome 9, iAphHyp1.2, whole genome shotgun sequence genome includes a region encoding these proteins:
- the sand gene encoding potassium channel subfamily K member 18 yields the protein MPRRKRRLASRIRNYVRSLLAFLFSNVGIIVLVVAYTIAGAFMFQAIEDASEIERVNNMSRERDSTAQYLWQNVTLTLNLFNETALKESISIELKSYQGKIVKAVRRGWDGGRSARQWSFSSAFLYSLTVITTIGYGHLSPRTSWGKIMTVFYALLGMPLFLLYLSNVGELLASWFKCIYALVCLCRGCPGFPRRRVVHFRTQYETSEAESIERPREWREDYTESDVTPDYRIPPHPPDPRRAYMRSISMPQPYSPRMRPEVRGWSAPVHQDSPALSDFSYVTFDAQTITVPISVCVAIMVGYIMFGSMIFGLWEKWDKLDGAYFCFISLSSIGFGDFVPGERVYTPRIETSFIVCSLYLMLGMALVAMCFNLMQEQVIHYYAGLKRALRRICRCKR from the exons ATGCCACGTCGCAAGCGCAGGCTAGCTTCGCGCATTCGCAACTACGTGAGAAGCCTACTCGCCTTCCTTTTCTCCAACGTCGGAATTATTGTGTTGGTGGTCGCATATACTATCGCTG gtGCTTTCATGTTCCAAGCAATAGAAGATGCAAGTGAGATTGAGCGAGTGAACAATATGTCGCGGGAAAGAGACAGCACAGCCCAATATCTGTGGCAAAATGTTACGTTAACTCTCAATTTGTTTAACGAGACTGCTCTAAAGGAAAG CATTAGCATCGAACTGAAGAGCTATCAAGGAAAAATTGTAAAGGCAGTGCGTCGTGGCTGGGACGGAGGTCGCTCGGCGAGGCAGTGGAGCTTCTCCTCCGCCTTCCTGTACTCTCTCACTGTCATCACCACTATAG GCTATGGCCATCTCAGCCCTCGAACCAGTTGgggaaaaattatgactgtCTTCTACGCTCTTCTGGGAATGCCTCTCTTTTTGCTATACCTCAGCAATGTTG GTGAGCTATTGGCAAGTTGGTTCAAATGCATATACGCACTAGTATGCTTATGCAGGGGTTGCCCTGGCTTTCCAAGAAGACGTGTCGTCCATTTTCGAACGCAG TATGAAACTAGCGAGGCGGAGAGTATAGAGAGACCCAGAGAGTGGAGAGAAGACTACACAGAGTCGGATGTCACCCCCGATTACAGAATACCACCCCACCCTCCTGACCCGAG aagaGCCTACATGCGAAGTATATCCATGCCCCAGCCGTATTCCCCTCGGATGCGTCCGGAAGTCCGCGGCTGGTCCGCCCCCGTCCATCAGGATAGCCCTGCTTTGAGCGACTTCAGCTACGTCACCTTTGACGCTCAAACCATCACCGTACCTATTAGCGTATGTGTTGCTATTATGGTTGG ATACATCATGTTCGGGTCCATGATCTTTGGCCTTTGGGAGAAGTGGGATAAATTGGATGGCGCCTACTTTTGCTTTATATCATTAAGCAG TATTGGTTTTGGCGACTTCGTGCCGGGTGAACGAGTATACACGCCACGAATAGAGACCTCGTTCATAGTGTGCTCACTCTACCTCATGCTGGGGATGGCACTCGTCGCCATGTGCTTCAATCTCATGCAG gagCAAGTTATACACTACTACGCTGGTCTCAAGAGGGCTTTGAGACGCATTTGCCGCTGCAAAAGATGA